A window of the Lactuca sativa cultivar Salinas chromosome 7, Lsat_Salinas_v11, whole genome shotgun sequence genome harbors these coding sequences:
- the LOC111914001 gene encoding adagio protein 1: MEWDSSSSDLSGDEEGFLLNDGGPLPFPVDSLLQPAPCGFVVTDALEPDSPIIYVNSVFEIITGYRAEEVLGRNCRFLQCRGPYAKRRHPLVDSTVVSEIRRCLDDGIEFKGELLNFRKDGTPLMNRLRMTPIYGDDEVITHIIGIQFFTEVDLDLGPLQGSSTKGTIKPSDGFRSSLFSCRLTPDQTRGSTRGLCGILQLSDEVISLKILSRLTPRDIASVGSVCRRFYEVAKNEDLWRMVCQNAWGSETTRVLETVPGAKRLGWGRLARELTTLEAAAWRKVTVGGAVEPSRCNFSACAVGNRVVLFGGEGVNMQPMNDTFVLDLNSSKPEWQHVKVGSPPPGRWGHTLSCVNGSNLVVFGGCGTQGLLNDVFVLDLDAKHPTWREISGLAPPLPRSWHSSCTLDGTKLIVSGGCADSGVLLSDTFLLDLSMEKPVWREIPVTWTPPSRLGHTLSVYGGRKILMFGGLAKSGPLRFRSSDVFTMDLSEDEPCWRSVTGSGMPGAGNPGGIAPPPRLDHVAVSLPGGRILVFGGSVAGLHSASQLYILDPTEEKPTWRILNVPGRPPRFAWGHSTCVVGGTRAIVLGGQTGEEWMLSELHELSLASSVI, encoded by the exons ATGGAGTGGGATAGTAGCAGTTCTGATCTGAGCGGAGACGAGGAAGGATTTTTATTGAATGATGGAGGTCCGCTGCCTTTCCCCGTCGACAGCCTGCTTCAACCGGCACCGTGTGGGTTCGTTGTTACGGATGCGTTGGAGCCTGACAGTCCCATTATTTACGTGAATTCAGTTTTCGAGATCATAACTGGGTATCGTGCTGAAGAAGTCCTCGGTCGTAATTG CCGATTCTTGCAATGCAGAGGTCCATATGCAAAAAGAAGGCATCCACTGGTGGACTCAACTGTTGTTTCAGAAATCAGAAGATGTCTGGATGATGGAATCGAATTCAAAGGAGAACTCTTAAATTTCAGAAAAGATGGCACCCCATTAATGAACAGATTACGCATGACCCCAATATACGGTGATGATGAGGTCATCACCCACATCATCGGTATCCAATTCTTCACAGAAGTCGACCTCGACCTGGGCCCACTCCAAGGCTCCTCCACAAAAGGAACCATCAAACCATCCGACGGCTTTCGGTCCAGTCTTTTCTCATGCCGGTTAACCCCAGACCAGACCCGCGGGTCGACCCGTGGACTCTGTGGGATCCTACAGCTGAGTGACGAAGTCATTTCTTTAAAGATTCTCTCTCGGTTGACCCCGAGAGATATTGCTTCTGTGGGGTCCGTTTGCAGGAGGTTTTATGAGGTTGCGAAAAACGAGGATTTATGGAGAATGGTGTGTCAGAATGCGTGGGGTAGTGAGACAACTAGGGTTCTAGAAACTGTCCCCGGGGCTAAGAGGTTGGGGTGGGGCCGGTTGGCTCGGGAGTTGACCACCCTCGAGGCGGCCGCATGGCGGAAGGTGACAGTTGGCGGGGCGGTGGAACCCTCCCGGTGCAACTTCAGCGCGTGTGCTGTCGGAAACCGGGTGGTTCTTTTTGGGGGCGAGGGTGTCAATATGCAACCGATGAATGACACTTTTGTCCTCGACTTAAACTCTAGTAAACCCGAGTGGCAACACGTGAAAGTCGGCTCACCGCCACCTGGGCGGTGGGGCCACACGCTCTCGTGTGTGAACGGGTCGAATTTGGTGGTGTTCGGGGGGTGTGGGACCCAAGGGTTGCTGAACGACGTTTTCGTGTTGGATTTGGACGCGAAGCATCCTACGTGGCGGGAGATTTCAGGGCTGGCTCCTCCGCTTCCGAGATCATGGCATAGCTCCTGCACCCTCGATGGGACGAAACTGATTGTCTCCGGTGGATGTGCGGATTCTGGTGTGCTTTTAAGCGATACTTTTTTGCTCGACTTGTCAATGGAGAAACCGGTTTGGAGAGAGATTCCGGTGACGTGGACCCCACCTTCTCGCTTAGGTCACACTCTATCGGTGTATGGTGGCCGGAAAATCTTGATGTTTGGTGGTCTTGCGAAAAGCGGGCCCCTCCGGTTCCGTTCGAGTGACGTGTTTACTATGGATTTGAGTGAAGACGAGCCGTGTTGGAGGTCGGTGACCGGAAGCGGAATGCCCGGTGCCGGAAACCCGGGCGGCATAGCGCCGCCGCCCCGGTTGGATCATGTGGCGGTTAGTCTTCCCGGTGGGCGGATTCTTGTGTTTGGGGGGTCGGTGGCGGGGCTTCATTCGGCTTCACAGCTTTATATTCTGGACCCCACGGAGGAGAAGCCGACATGGCGGATATTGAATGTGCCCGGGCGGCCGCCCAGGTTTGCGTGGGGGCATAGTACGTGTGTGGTGGGGGGGACTCGGGCAATTGTTCTTGGCGGGCAGACGGGTGAGGAATGGATGCTTAGTGAGCTTCATGAGCTGTCGTTAGCAAGTTcggttatttga